DNA sequence from the Nicotiana tomentosiformis chromosome 3, ASM39032v3, whole genome shotgun sequence genome:
TAACaactagcctagatcttgaagtggagcagttggtTGTGAAAACTAcatttcttcatggagatttggaagaggagatttatatggagcagctagaaggatttgaagtagctggaaaggaaacacatggtgtgcaaactgaataagagtctttatgggttgaaaCAGGCACCAAGggagtggtacaagaagtttgactcattcatgaaaattAAAACTTACATAAAGAcattctgatccatgtgtatacttcaaaagattttctgataacaattttattattattttgttgttgtatgtggatgacatgttaattgtaggaaaagacaaggagttgatcgcaaagttgaagagagatttgtccaagtcatttgataggaaggacttgggcccaacacaacaaattctgggtatgaagatatttcgagagcgaacaagcaaAAATTTGTGGCCGTCTCAAGAGAAatacattgaacgtgtactggaacgcttcaacatgaagaatgctaagccagtTAGCACGCCTCTTGCTAGTCTTCTAAAGTTAAGCAAGAAGATGTGTCTTACAATAATGGAGGAAAAGGAGAGCATGACCAAAGTTCCTTATTCCTCTGTCTTTGGAAGTTTGATGTATTCAATGGTATGCACTAGACCTGATATTTCTCACGCAATTGGTGTTGTCAGCATGTTTCTTGAAAATCCTAGAAAAGAATACTcggaagcagtcaagtggatactcaggtacctgagaggtaccGCAGAAGACTATTTGTGCATTGGAAGATCTAATgcaatcttgaagggctatacaAATGCTGATATGACAGGTGACATTGATAATAGAAAATCCACTACTagatatttgtttacattttcaaggggagctatatcatggaagTCGAGGTTGCAGAAGTGTATCacactctctacaactgaagcggagtatattgccgctactgaagctggcaaggagatgatATGGTTGAAACGGTTCCTTCAAGAGCTTGGATTGCATCAGAAGGAGTATGTCGGCTCTcatgtcgttgtcactcttttattctcgttaattaccgtatctcggtgctacgttattattttatttttattaccgcgaatattatttttgtggggAAGTTTATTCTCAACAACCATAACCGACTCGCCCATCCTGTTTGTCACTCCTAGCCACAAGCATTACTGCAGTACCCCTGCAGACTATTACGCCAAGACCTTGTGTCCGGTCGGTAGTCTTCAGGGAATTATCGGAATATCTAACACTACTAAAAATCACATGTTTACCGACGCAAATTACCAAGGAACGTCCCTCTGTAACAAGGCTTTACAGAAGGAAGTCCGTCGGTAAGTGGTACGTAGTTAAATATTTTCTCGGTAAAAGTGACCGATGGACCACATCGGAAAGCCATCGGTACCTTTCTGATACtatttggtcaaataattttaattaccGACGGACATCCGTcggtatattataaaataatataatatcaaTAATCTCAATACCGACGGCTGCCCGTcggtaaattaaaaataataatttattattacCGATAGATACCATCAgtatatttataattttaatttagtaatttaaaaaattaaaaatatgaataaattgaTATTCCGATGGATATCCGTCGGTATGTtcaacaaaatttaaaaatttgttTTAAGTCTACCGACGGACTCCCTCGGTAAGTATGAATTCTGGATTGACAAATAAACAATTTTTTCGACAGATTTTATCGGTAAGTCCCTCGGTAAATTTGGTATATTTTTGACATGCAGTGCTTATTTTTTATTGCACCACCTGCCAGCCAGAATATTACAATAGAAACAGAAATGCAACCACAATAAAACacaaattaataataataaaacttaaTAAACTATCCAAACATCCAAATTATCCCATCAAACATCAAAACTATCCCAACCAAACTTCAAAATGTAATATTCAAAGTAAACGTCCAACTAAACAACAATCCAACCAAACATAAAATCACTGCTCATCTTCGGATTCCCCCTCATCTCTTCATCATTTATATTGTTTCCATCACTTTCATCCTCTTCATAAGTGTGGCTTTTTGGCGGAGAGCGGGGCAAGCCGATTATAAGTGGTTCACTTGAGCCTTGAGGGACTCGATGTCATTCTTAAGTGCGGTCCTAATCTTCTCTCCATGCTTTATTTTTTCTCGTACATGCGCATAGTTCCTAGAAAGTTGTTGAATCTTTAGCCACTTGGTTGGATTTTTTTTTGTTATACAAATTCTGTCTCATTTCTTTGGccactttttaaaaaaatctttttaCAGGTCCAAAACTTGTGCTGCTACTTCAAATGTCTAGTTTTATTCTTTATATGAACAATTTGCAACAGGGCAATACTCAAAAATACATTAGAATCTTCTCCTCTTCAATGCATACCCCTAAACAGTGTTTCTGGTTTATGGCCTTTCCTCAAAAGAAGAAACAACCTTTTCTCTAAGCTTAatatgcttgaaaatatattgttttGTTCTCTTAAATTGCACCCAAAAAGACTGAAAAAACTATCCAAGGTGTAAAGTTGACATCACTCTTTAAAACAAGTTTAAGTTCACCTACATTCTCAGCTTGCTTAttgctaaaaaaaataaatattcattCAGACAAGCAATTAAAAATAGTGCACCATTAGCCAAGTAATGAATATAACAACAGATAATTATGACTTCTCCAAAGAAAATGCAAACAAAGATAAGAGAGAAACTCGTGCAGTTGTTCAATGGGAGGAGTCAATTTTTACTCTATTCATTCTTATTATAAGATTAATAAAAAAGAGATTCAAATAGTTCCTTTGTCATACAGCTTGAGAATCAAACTCCTTTTCTATAGAATGGTTAGTACAGTGTACTATGGCTTATAGACTTTTCCGCAACTATGCACTTTATATAGTAAAACATTTGCTTCATATATGTTCTCAAACATTAGTGAAACGCAGGTAATCTTTGCCAGAAGGAAGATTGGCAGTGTCATATCCCCCAAAACAGCCCACGAAACACAGCTAACAAAAAGAAGAGCTTATTAACAAAAAAGTATATACCTTGTAGTCCACACTCGAGGCGATGATAGTTGCGCTCGGAGGAAAGGTCGTATGCCATCTACATAATAAGAATGTTAAAAAAATAAGTTAGTAAAAAATATTGatttaaagtataaaaataaatagTGTTAAATATTGTCACCCTCATTGTACATTCCAAAAAGCATTCATAACCATTTCATGTAATCTAGGATCTTGACTACTTTCACCAATATCCAAATTATGATTGTAAATATTACTATCACTACCCTCAGTctctccatgactagtccacGCATAGCAATTATCCATAAAGCCCTTACTATATAGATCAGTCTTTAACATCCTTTAGTTTCAACCACTTCCTACACTTGCATTTCGCACAAGTGTACCTAATCATCTCATTATTTTGGCTAAATGACTTGGCATGATTAATAAACTCATCAACACCTTGTACAAATTCATCTCTTAAACCCCACCGATTAGGAAGATTCCTATCGTACATCCATATACGATGTTCCATCTACATATACAAACAACAAATTTATTATTCTTACTCATTTAATATTATAACAATTACAACATAAAACATAAATTTGAATGGATTCTACCCTATTTTAATCATGAACACCAACTCCTATACGAGACAAATCATGTCCAAGAATTATATCAATAGCGTAGGCCATTTGATTTTCTAAAAACCCCACGTGCCTTTAAATAAAGCTTCTCTCTTATTTACTTTCTACGAaataataacacaaggaaattCACAGTCATACGTATCTTCAACAAAAAATGTCCATTGAAAAAAGGCTTTTACTGCAGAATCTTTTCTTCATTATGTAATATATGACTACTTTTTTCAGTCAATGAGAGGTGCATCACATGAATGATTAATAAGTATATCAGTGGAGAGGGAGTGAGAGGAAGAGAGAATAGTTGGGTACCTCAAATAATGTTAGATCACTACCGTCAGTTATATTCCATACAATTCCAGTAGCCCTCTCAATGCCAATGTCTAGTAAAGGAGATTGAATGGCGTTCAATGCTGCATCTCTGGCTCTGGTCTTTCCTGTAACGTCAACGAACAATATCATTTCTCTTCTTGAGTAGTTAGTACCAGTATCAAAAGATCAATccatataaaaaatatatcttgCTAGCAGAAATAGCCTCACtactaaatacaactatttgggAGATACAGAAAACGCGTATAGCTTCAACTTTCCGCAAGAGGAAAACCAGAAGTAAGAAAGTTTCCAGCAAGAAATGGACCATCAATCACTATTATTAGCGAGCTATGCTTAAAAACAAACAGAAAGAAAGCTTAAATCTGCACCAAATAGCATCCAATAATATGAGGAAACTCGTAGAAATATGTCAGATGTGTTCAGTTCCAATAACTTTTATTTTTCCGTTTCCCTAACGGGAACATCACTAGATGAAAATCTAAAATTGGGACGAAAATCCAAAATGCAACCATTGAAAGAAGCAGCAACAACCTAAACAAAATTGGGACGAAAATCTAAAAGAAGCAGCAACAATCGAAACGAAATTGGGAGATAAAAGAAAAATTACTTGTCCCTCGGGCTGGTCGTCGCTGGGGAGCGGAGGAAGAGAGAGACAATGGCTGGTCGGAAGGAGAAACAGAGAGACGATGGTTGAGGGTTGGTCTCCGTTTAGAGGGAGGAGAAGAGAAAGAAGAGGGAGAAAAGAAAATTTGATTAAGGTTGGGGTTTCTTTATTGTATTTCTGCTAATTGTCCAATGTGCAGGTTTTATTCAAGCTAATATATCAGTTACTTATAAGTATTGTTATATAAAATATCAAATTGACAATTAATTAAATTCTAACTAACAAATTACTATGAATCAATGAAAATAAAACTAATATTTTACAAAAACCTAACATATAATTGTATAATATAATTCTGCTTAGTGTAATATTTCACAAAAAATTCATTAATATAATTCTCAAATTTAGTTTGTGTAATTTTCAATGAATTAgctaattaattattaatattaattaacgaCGCCACtaatatatttttacttacttTAGTTATCAATTTAAGATAATTAAATAATCGCTAAGATTTACCATTAATAAACTTCTACTTATTGTATAATTAACAATGTATAGGCTAGTAAATCACTAACATTACTTAAGGATATATCCTTAGTATATACACTTCTACTTAGTGTAATTATCAATATCTATAAACTAATTGTAACTATTACACTTCTATACTTAATGTAATTATCAATGAATTACCtaataaaattattaatattaattaacgaTACTGATAATATACTTTTTTACTTATTTTAGTTGTCAATTTAAGATAATTAAACAATCACCAACATTTGTCATGTATACCATTAATAAACTTCTACCTAATGTGTAACATTACTTAAGGATATATTCTTAGTACACTTCTACTTAGTGTAATTATCAATCTATAAGCTAATTATAACTATTACACTTCTACTTAGTGTAATTATCAATCTATAAGCTAATTATAACTATTACACTTCTACTTAGTGTAATTATCAATATACATgctaatcaatttttaacattACTTAACGATACCACTAATAAACATCTACTTACTTTAATTATAAAACTAAAGATAAACAATCACAAACATTTCTCACAAATAGCATTAATACACTTCCATTTAGTGTATAATTATCAATGTATATGCTAATCAATCACTAATATTACTTATATAAGGTTGCCACTAATTCACCAATACTTAGTACTATTATCAATGTATATAGGCTAATCAATCAACAACTCTACTTACAGATATATTATTAATACACTTATACTTCGTGTAATTATCAATCTACaagctaaatacaactaatacACTTTTGCTTAGTATATTATCAATGTGTATGATAATCAATTGTTAACGTTACTTAAGGACATCATTAATACACTTCTACTTACAGTAATTATCAATTTATAAGATAAACTATCACTAATATTTCTTACGGAAACGACTAATACACTTCTTCTTAGTATGTAATTATTAATGTATAGGTTAATCAATGCAGTTAATGATACTACAAATTCACTTTTACTTTGTGTAATTATAAATTACTAAGCTAATTACCACGAATATATTTTTAACTAGTGTAATTACTATGAATACAGTTCCACTTAGTGTAAATTTCAATAAATAGGCTAATCAACTACTAAGATAATTAAGTAAATACTTACCGAGGGACTTACCGACAACCTCCCTCGCTATTGTgcaataaaaaatacaaaaatttatGTAAAAGATTATATATTTAAATTACCGACGGAAGTCCATCGGTATTGTAAgaacaaaattcaaaatattaCGTAAATGCAATAGTGATTGAGTACGTTgataactttattttctttttcatttattttttttaaatgcaCCGAGAGACACCGTCGGAAcctaaaaaaataattcaaaaatataaatagaAAATGTTGCGAGAGAGTCTGTTGGTAAATTACCGACGGAGTGCATCGGTACAATCAATTAAATTTTGACCGGTCAAAGTATCATTATTTACCGAGAGTTGTCCGTcggttattttttaaaaaaattagaaattaaaaAGTTCAAAAATACCGAGGGACTCTGACGGAAAGTCCCTCGGAATAGCGACGGAAAAAAGTCCGTTGGTACTGTTGCGTCAGTAAACAAGTGTTTTTTAGTAGTGATAATGTGCCCAACACAAGATTTAGCAGCTGATCATATCATCATAGCCTTTAGGTGTTCCTTCTATTTGTCTTCCACCAGTAAGCTCCACTTGCACAACCTTGTCAACAAGTTTTGCCAAATCTGAAACTTCTGTTTCTTTTCTTCTGCTAGAAAATTTTCTAGTAGACCCTTTTCCAAACGTATCTCCGTCACTAATTAAGAATGCAATGTACCTTCATTATTCATTGTACTAATTTAAAACTTTAAcaaacaaatcaaaataaaaCAAGTTTTATTGgtgatgaaaataatgatgttGGTGTGATCACAAACAATCTTTTGCATGGGACACATTGTTTCATGGCTTAGAGGGGAAAATGACGGGATTTCGCATTATTTTGTGCATCATAAGAAGAGGCGCTTCTTGTTCTCATTCAATTCAATGATGTTAGGTCTTTGTCTATCAATAATTTATGGTATATTCAGATTATTTTTTCATCCTCAAATATTGATCAATAAGTACGACCATTTTGTGGGGCAAACAGCACTTAAAATATTTATGTTCAATAGGTAGTTGGAGAATACAAAATGGTTTCTTTTTGCACATTCCCCTCTATTATCAATGGCAATATTTGCAAATATATGGTTCAAGTGTCTACCTACAATTTTTTTTTGGTACAGCACTTCATTTTCAAGTTTTTGGATGATAAGAAGGTGGGTTATAGATAAGATCTTTAGTGTTACTTAGATATCCCTAAAAGTTTTATCTACAAAATTGGGTATAAAATAAAAGTTTACTCATGTAAGATAAGACAGTACAAGATAAAACAAGGATGAGATTAATGGACAAATAAGTAATCTATTTCCTCCTGATTAATGGAGTTTATCTAAACCATGTATTCTCGGTACTCACAATACTGAGTTACTCTCTCTGTCTCAAATTAGTTTTATAGTTTTGCTTTTCTATAGTCAAATCATGTCAACTTTGACCaacattttaaaatatatttttttattgatAAGAGAATAATTATAACTTGCACGTGTACTTTTGATATATTATTAACTATCTAAATTTTAATTGTAAAATATTAATTTGATCTGATCTAATTTAACTTTATAGAGAAGTCAAATTGACTATCGAAACTTCAAAGCGAAATATGACAATAATATAGAAGGGAGA
Encoded proteins:
- the LOC104085913 gene encoding uncharacterized protein; the encoded protein is MTRRFYRKLGVDNEMGAILTYGTEVATTSFEVLELVIPWFVVKITLSSNPNLNQIFFSPSSFSSPPSKRRPTLNHRLSVSPSDQPLSLSSSAPQRRPARGTRKTRARDAALNAIQSPLLDIGIERATGIVWNITDGSDLTLFEMAYDLSSERNYHRLECGLQGTMRMYEKK